In Streptomyces hawaiiensis, one genomic interval encodes:
- a CDS encoding DUF6314 family protein, with product MGECWPVPEVLAYLAGRWGVTRSVWDLASGAEGEFTGTTEFRTEETGGLLHHESGVFVWQGVARPAERTLRFLPGPGGSADVRFADGRPFHELDLTSGRHIADHPCAADLYRGEFTVRDADHWRTVWHVRGPAKDLVLRTDYARES from the coding sequence ATGGGCGAGTGCTGGCCAGTGCCCGAGGTGCTGGCGTACCTGGCCGGTCGCTGGGGCGTGACGCGGTCGGTGTGGGATCTCGCGAGCGGCGCGGAGGGGGAGTTCACCGGAACCACCGAGTTCCGTACCGAGGAGACCGGCGGGCTGCTGCACCACGAGTCCGGCGTCTTCGTCTGGCAGGGCGTGGCCCGGCCCGCGGAGCGGACCCTGCGGTTCCTGCCGGGCCCGGGCGGCAGCGCGGACGTGCGGTTCGCCGACGGCCGGCCGTTCCACGAGCTGGATCTGACGTCCGGGCGGCACATCGCCGACCACCCCTGCGCCGCGGACCTCTACCGCGGCGAGTTCACCGTCCGGGACGCGGACCACTGGCGGACGGTGTGGCACGTGCGCGGCCCCGCCAAGGACCTCGTACTGCGCACCGACTACGCGCGTGAAAGCTGA
- the argC gene encoding N-acetyl-gamma-glutamyl-phosphate reductase, producing MAVRAAVAGASGYAGGELLRLLLAHPEVEIGALTGNSNAGQKLGALQPHLLPLAGRVLQETTPDVLAGHDVVFLALPHGQSAAVAEQLGPDVLVVDMGADFRLTDAAAWERFYGSPHAGTWPYGLPELPGARAALEGSKRIAVPGCYPTAVSLALFPAYAAGLAGPEAVIVAASGTSGAGKAPKPHLLGSEVMGSMSPYGVGGVHRHTPEITQNLSAAAGEPVSVSFTPTLAPMPRGILATCSAKAADGVTGESLRAAYDKAFADEPFVHLLPEGQWPATASVYGSNAVQVQVAYDAAAGRIIVISAIDNLTKGTAGGAVQSMNIALGLDETTGLTTIGVAP from the coding sequence ATGGCGGTACGTGCGGCAGTGGCCGGAGCGAGTGGGTACGCGGGCGGGGAACTGCTGCGTCTGCTCCTGGCACACCCAGAGGTCGAGATCGGCGCTCTGACGGGCAACTCGAACGCGGGACAGAAGCTCGGTGCGCTCCAGCCGCACCTGCTGCCCCTGGCCGGCCGCGTGCTCCAGGAGACCACCCCGGACGTCCTCGCCGGTCACGACGTCGTCTTCCTCGCACTGCCGCACGGGCAGTCCGCCGCCGTCGCCGAGCAGCTCGGCCCGGACGTACTCGTCGTCGACATGGGCGCCGACTTCCGGCTGACGGACGCCGCCGCCTGGGAGCGCTTCTACGGCTCGCCGCACGCCGGAACCTGGCCCTACGGCCTTCCCGAACTGCCGGGCGCCCGCGCCGCGCTGGAGGGGTCCAAGCGCATCGCGGTGCCCGGCTGCTACCCGACCGCCGTCTCCCTGGCCCTCTTCCCGGCGTACGCCGCGGGCCTGGCCGGGCCCGAGGCCGTGATCGTCGCCGCGTCCGGCACGTCCGGCGCGGGCAAGGCACCCAAGCCGCACCTGCTGGGCAGCGAGGTCATGGGGTCGATGTCCCCCTACGGCGTCGGCGGCGTCCACCGGCACACGCCCGAGATCACCCAGAACCTCAGCGCGGCCGCGGGGGAGCCGGTCTCCGTGTCCTTCACGCCGACCCTCGCGCCGATGCCCCGCGGCATCCTCGCCACGTGCAGCGCCAAGGCCGCCGACGGCGTCACGGGCGAGTCCCTGCGCGCCGCCTACGACAAGGCCTTCGCCGACGAACCGTTCGTGCACCTGCTTCCCGAGGGCCAGTGGCCCGCGACAGCGTCCGTCTACGGTTCGAACGCCGTTCAGGTGCAGGTCGCGTACGACGCGGCCGCCGGCCGGATCATCGTGATCAGCGCCATCGACAACCTCACCAAGGGCACCGCGGGCGGTGCCGTCCAGAGCATGAACATCGCCCTGGGTCTCGACGAGACCACCGGACTGACGACGATCGGAGTCGCGCCGTGA
- a CDS encoding histidine phosphatase family protein: MPLRVTFVAAARSSPLLAERFEDERPLDQAGWGEVERAAHELLPLAAAELRYCSPTPRSRSTGEGLGYAPLVQLGLRDCDMGRWRGLTLGEAMAREPDAVDAWLADPRATPHGGESLVDFITRVGGWLDTRPVEDGCRVVAVAEPSVIRAALVYALKAPPSTYWNIDVRPLSTTSVTGRAGRWNLRFDGASAQPSRA, translated from the coding sequence ATGCCACTTCGGGTCACCTTCGTCGCCGCCGCGCGCAGCTCCCCGCTGCTCGCCGAGCGTTTCGAGGACGAGCGGCCGCTGGACCAGGCCGGCTGGGGCGAGGTGGAGCGCGCCGCCCACGAGCTGCTGCCGCTCGCCGCGGCCGAACTGCGCTACTGCTCGCCGACTCCGCGCAGCCGGTCGACGGGGGAGGGGCTCGGGTACGCGCCGCTGGTGCAACTCGGTCTGCGCGACTGTGACATGGGCCGGTGGCGCGGGCTGACCCTGGGCGAGGCGATGGCCCGGGAGCCGGATGCCGTGGACGCATGGCTCGCCGACCCCCGCGCCACACCGCACGGCGGTGAGTCGCTGGTCGACTTCATCACCCGGGTCGGCGGCTGGCTCGACACCCGGCCCGTCGAGGACGGCTGCCGCGTCGTGGCGGTGGCCGAGCCGTCCGTGATCCGGGCCGCCTTGGTGTACGCCCTGAAGGCACCGCCGTCGACGTACTGGAACATCGACGTCCGCCCGCTGTCGACGACCTCCGTGACAGGTCGTGCGGGCCGCTGGAACCTGCGTTTCGACGGGGCGTCGGCTCAGCCTTCACGCGCGTAG
- a CDS encoding alpha-L-arabinofuranosidase C-terminal domain-containing protein gives MPRTAARTRWRVGLATTALLTATALVPAPAHAEDVTDYAISVDPSAKGAAIDDTMYGVFFEDINRAADGGLYAELVQNRSFEYSTADNGSYTPLTSWAAGGTAQVLNDSGRLNERNRNYLSLGAGSSVTNAGYNTGIRVEQGKRYDFSVWARAESGSALTVSLKDAAGSLATARKVAVKGGWAKYKATFTATRTSNRGRLAVASSNAAALDEVSLFPRETYKNQPNGLRKDLAEKIAALKPGFVRFPGGCLVNTGSMEDYSEASNWQRKRSYQWKDTIGPVEQRATNANFWGYNQSYGLGYYEYFRFSEDIGAMPLPVVPALVTGCGQNKATDDDALLKRHIQDSLDLIEFANGPATSKWGKVRARMGHPKPFHLTHIGVGNEENLPKEFFARFEQFRAAIKDKYPDITVISNSGPDDAGTTFDTAWQLNREGKVDMVDEHYYNSPNWFLQNNDRYDSYDRNGPKVFLGEYASQGNAWKNGLSEAAFMTGLERNADVVKLASYAPLLANEDYVQWKPDMIWFNNRASWNSANYEVQKLFMTNVGDRVVPSKATTTPNVSGPITGAVGLSTWATSAAYDDVSVTSADGSTLLSDDFSGDASKWKHSGAGSWSVQDGAYVQTDTAAENTLVTAGDPAWKDYDLHVKATKKSGKEGFLVAFGVKDTGNYYWWNLGGWNNTQSAIEQAVDGGKGTLMTKPGSIETGRAYDIDIKVRGRQVTLFLDGKEWGGFKDDKPAEPFRQVVTKDAKTGDLIVKVVNAQAAEARTAVDLGGAKVASTARVTTLAADEDAVNTETDTPVTPVTSTFRGVAKKFTYTFPANSVTFLRIKQK, from the coding sequence ATGCCACGCACCGCCGCCCGCACCCGATGGAGAGTGGGTCTCGCGACCACCGCCCTCCTGACGGCAACAGCCCTCGTACCGGCCCCCGCGCACGCCGAGGACGTCACCGACTACGCGATCAGCGTCGACCCGTCCGCGAAGGGCGCCGCGATCGACGACACGATGTACGGCGTCTTCTTCGAGGACATCAACCGGGCCGCCGACGGCGGTCTGTACGCCGAACTCGTGCAGAACCGCTCCTTCGAGTACTCCACCGCCGACAACGGCTCCTACACGCCCCTGACCTCCTGGGCGGCCGGCGGCACGGCCCAGGTGCTGAACGACTCCGGCCGGCTCAACGAACGCAACCGCAACTACCTCTCCCTGGGCGCCGGTTCGTCCGTCACGAACGCCGGCTACAACACCGGCATCAGGGTCGAGCAGGGCAAGCGGTACGACTTCTCCGTGTGGGCCCGCGCCGAGAGCGGCAGCGCCCTCACCGTCTCGCTGAAGGACGCCGCGGGCAGCCTGGCCACCGCCCGCAAGGTCGCCGTGAAGGGCGGCTGGGCCAAGTACAAGGCCACGTTCACGGCAACCCGCACGAGCAACCGCGGCCGGCTCGCCGTCGCCTCGTCGAACGCCGCCGCGCTGGACGAGGTGTCCCTCTTCCCGCGCGAGACGTACAAGAACCAGCCGAACGGGCTGCGCAAGGACCTCGCCGAGAAGATCGCCGCCCTGAAGCCGGGCTTCGTGCGCTTCCCCGGCGGCTGCCTGGTCAACACCGGCTCCATGGAGGACTACAGCGAGGCCTCGAACTGGCAGCGCAAGCGCAGCTACCAGTGGAAGGACACCATAGGCCCGGTCGAGCAGCGCGCCACCAACGCCAACTTCTGGGGCTACAACCAGAGCTACGGCCTCGGCTACTACGAGTACTTCCGCTTCTCCGAGGACATCGGCGCCATGCCGCTGCCCGTCGTCCCCGCCCTGGTGACCGGCTGCGGCCAGAACAAGGCCACCGACGACGACGCACTGCTCAAGCGGCACATCCAGGACTCCCTCGACCTGATCGAGTTCGCCAACGGCCCGGCGACCTCCAAGTGGGGCAAGGTCCGCGCGCGGATGGGCCACCCCAAGCCCTTCCACCTGACCCACATCGGGGTCGGCAACGAGGAGAACCTCCCGAAGGAGTTCTTCGCCCGCTTCGAGCAGTTCCGGGCCGCCATCAAGGACAAGTACCCGGACATCACCGTCATCTCCAACTCGGGCCCGGACGACGCCGGCACGACCTTCGACACCGCGTGGCAGCTCAACCGCGAGGGCAAGGTCGACATGGTCGACGAGCACTACTACAACAGCCCGAACTGGTTCCTGCAGAACAACGACCGCTACGACTCCTACGACAGGAACGGCCCCAAGGTCTTCCTCGGCGAATACGCCTCCCAGGGCAACGCCTGGAAGAACGGCCTCTCCGAAGCCGCCTTCATGACAGGCCTGGAGCGCAACGCGGACGTCGTCAAGCTCGCCTCGTACGCCCCGCTGCTCGCCAACGAGGACTACGTGCAGTGGAAGCCCGACATGATCTGGTTCAACAACCGGGCCTCCTGGAACTCGGCCAACTACGAGGTCCAGAAGCTGTTCATGACCAACGTCGGCGACCGTGTCGTCCCGTCGAAGGCCACGACCACGCCGAACGTCAGCGGCCCGATCACCGGTGCCGTCGGCCTGTCGACGTGGGCGACCAGCGCCGCGTACGACGACGTGTCGGTCACCTCGGCGGACGGCTCGACCCTGCTGAGCGACGACTTCTCCGGTGACGCCTCGAAGTGGAAGCACTCCGGCGCGGGCAGCTGGAGCGTCCAGGACGGTGCCTACGTCCAGACCGACACCGCCGCCGAGAACACCCTGGTCACGGCGGGCGACCCGGCCTGGAAGGACTACGACCTGCATGTGAAGGCCACCAAGAAGTCCGGCAAGGAGGGCTTCCTCGTCGCCTTCGGTGTCAAGGACACCGGCAACTACTACTGGTGGAACCTGGGCGGCTGGAACAACACCCAGTCCGCGATCGAGCAGGCCGTGGACGGCGGCAAGGGCACCCTGATGACGAAGCCCGGATCGATCGAGACCGGCCGGGCCTACGACATCGACATCAAGGTCCGAGGCCGCCAGGTCACCCTCTTCCTCGACGGCAAGGAGTGGGGCGGCTTCAAGGACGACAAGCCGGCCGAGCCCTTCCGCCAGGTCGTCACCAAGGACGCGAAGACCGGTGACCTGATCGTCAAGGTCGTCAACGCCCAGGCGGCCGAGGCCCGTACGGCCGTCGACCTCGGCGGCGCCAAGGTCGCCTCCACGGCCCGCGTGACCACGCTGGCCGCCGACGAGGACGCCGTGAACACCGAGACGGACACCCCGGTGACGCCGGTGACGTCCACCTTCCGGGGCGTGGCCAAGAAGTTCACGTACACCTTCCCGGCGAACTCCGTCACGTTCCTGAGGATCAAGCAGAAGTAG
- the argJ gene encoding bifunctional glutamate N-acetyltransferase/amino-acid acetyltransferase ArgJ codes for MSVTAAKGFTAAGIAAGIKENGNPDLALVVNTGPRRAAAGVFTSNRVKAAPVLWSEQVLKSGQVSAVVLNSGGANACTGPKGFQDAHATAEKVAEVLGRGAIEVAVCSTGLIGLLLPMDKLLPGVETAAAQLSEHGGEKAAIAIKTTDTVHKTSVVTKDGWTVGGMAKGAGMLAPGLATMLVVLTTDADLDNDVLDKALRAATRTTFDRVDSDGCMSTNDTVLLLASGAAGVTPDHAEFAEAVRQVCDDLGQQLIRDAEGASKDIKVEVVNAATEDDAVEVGRSIARNNLLKCALHGEDPNWGRVLSAIGTTRAAFEPDRLNVAINGVWVCKNGGVGEDRDKVDMRYREVHIVADLAAGSETATIWTNDLTADYVHENSAYSS; via the coding sequence GTGAGTGTGACGGCAGCAAAGGGATTCACGGCGGCGGGCATCGCCGCCGGGATCAAGGAGAACGGCAACCCGGACCTGGCCCTCGTGGTCAACACCGGGCCCCGCCGCGCCGCCGCCGGCGTCTTCACCTCCAACCGTGTCAAGGCCGCGCCGGTGCTGTGGTCCGAGCAGGTGCTGAAGAGCGGTCAGGTCTCCGCGGTCGTCCTCAACTCCGGTGGGGCCAACGCCTGTACGGGCCCGAAGGGCTTCCAGGACGCGCACGCCACGGCCGAGAAGGTCGCCGAGGTCCTCGGGCGGGGCGCCATCGAGGTCGCCGTCTGCTCGACCGGTCTGATCGGCCTCCTGCTCCCGATGGACAAGCTGCTCCCGGGCGTCGAGACGGCCGCGGCCCAGCTCTCCGAGCACGGCGGGGAGAAGGCCGCCATCGCCATCAAGACCACCGACACCGTCCACAAGACGTCCGTCGTCACCAAGGACGGCTGGACCGTCGGCGGCATGGCCAAGGGCGCGGGCATGCTCGCCCCCGGCCTCGCCACCATGCTCGTCGTCCTCACCACCGACGCCGACCTGGACAACGACGTCCTGGACAAGGCCCTGCGGGCGGCCACCCGGACGACCTTCGACCGGGTCGACTCCGACGGCTGCATGTCCACCAACGACACCGTCCTGCTGCTCGCCTCCGGCGCCGCCGGTGTCACCCCGGACCACGCCGAGTTCGCCGAGGCCGTCCGCCAGGTCTGCGACGACCTCGGCCAGCAGCTCATCCGGGACGCCGAGGGCGCCAGCAAGGACATCAAGGTCGAGGTGGTCAACGCCGCGACCGAGGACGACGCCGTCGAGGTGGGCCGCTCCATCGCCCGCAACAACCTCCTCAAGTGCGCCCTCCACGGCGAGGACCCCAACTGGGGCCGCGTCCTGTCCGCGATCGGCACCACTCGGGCCGCCTTCGAGCCCGACCGGCTCAATGTCGCCATCAACGGCGTCTGGGTCTGCAAGAACGGCGGCGTCGGCGAGGACCGCGACAAGGTCGACATGCGCTACCGCGAGGTGCACATCGTCGCCGACCTCGCCGCCGGGTCCGAGACCGCCACCATCTGGACCAACGACCTCACCGCCGACTACGTCCACGAGAACAGCGCGTACTCCTCATGA
- a CDS encoding acetylornithine transaminase — protein sequence MTAHQEYAERWQGALMNNYGTPLLPLARGEGTRVWDADGNSYLDFVGGIATNALGHAHPAVVEAVTRQIGSLGHISNFFMAEPTVALAERLLRLFGRDGKVFFCNSGAEANEAAFKIGRLTGRTHIVATEGAFHGRTMGALAMTGQAGKREPFLPLPGDVTHVPFGDAQALAAAVTEETALVILEPVQGELGVVVPPAGYLKAARAITAATGALLVLDEVQTGIGRTGHWFEYQAHEGVLPDVVTLAKQLGGGLPLGATVAFGRAADLLQPGQHGTTFGGNPVACAAGLAVLDTIENEGLLENVKRQSERLRDGIEGLGHQLIDFVRGTGLLLGIVLTEPLAPQVRQAAQEAGFLVNVPAPDVVRLMPPLNLGDDEVDAFLGALPGILQAASGDGRSGGSRE from the coding sequence ATGACCGCCCATCAGGAGTACGCCGAGCGGTGGCAGGGCGCGCTCATGAACAACTACGGCACCCCGCTGCTGCCCCTGGCACGCGGCGAGGGCACGCGCGTCTGGGACGCCGACGGCAATTCCTACCTCGACTTCGTCGGCGGCATCGCCACCAACGCCCTCGGCCACGCCCACCCGGCGGTAGTGGAGGCCGTGACCCGGCAGATCGGCTCCCTCGGCCACATCTCCAACTTCTTCATGGCCGAGCCGACCGTCGCCCTCGCCGAGCGGCTGCTGCGCCTCTTCGGCCGGGACGGCAAGGTCTTCTTCTGCAACTCCGGAGCCGAGGCCAACGAGGCCGCCTTCAAGATCGGCCGGCTGACCGGGCGGACCCACATCGTGGCCACCGAGGGCGCCTTCCACGGGCGGACCATGGGCGCCCTGGCCATGACCGGCCAGGCCGGCAAGCGCGAGCCGTTCCTGCCGCTGCCCGGCGACGTCACCCACGTGCCGTTCGGCGACGCGCAGGCTCTGGCCGCAGCGGTCACCGAGGAGACCGCGCTCGTCATCCTCGAACCGGTCCAGGGCGAGCTCGGAGTCGTCGTCCCGCCCGCCGGCTACCTCAAGGCCGCCCGGGCCATCACGGCGGCGACCGGGGCGCTCCTCGTCCTCGACGAGGTGCAGACCGGCATCGGCCGGACCGGGCACTGGTTCGAGTACCAGGCCCACGAGGGCGTCCTGCCCGACGTCGTCACGCTCGCCAAGCAGCTCGGCGGCGGGCTGCCGCTGGGCGCCACCGTCGCCTTCGGGCGCGCGGCCGACCTGCTCCAGCCCGGCCAGCACGGCACGACCTTCGGCGGCAACCCCGTCGCCTGCGCCGCCGGACTCGCCGTCCTCGACACCATCGAGAACGAGGGGTTGCTGGAGAACGTCAAGCGGCAGAGCGAGAGGTTGCGGGACGGAATCGAGGGCCTCGGCCATCAGTTGATCGATTTCGTCCGGGGTACGGGACTACTCCTGGGTATCGTGCTCACCGAGCCGCTCGCGCCCCAGGTGCGCCAGGCGGCTCAGGAGGCCGGATTCCTGGTGAACGTGCCCGCCCCCGACGTCGTCCGGCTGATGCCGCCGCTGAACCTCGGCGACGACGAGGTGGACGCGTTCCTGGGTGCACTGCCCGGCATCCTCCAGGCAGCGAGCGGGGACGGACGATCCGGGGGATCCAGGGAATGA
- a CDS encoding arginine repressor: MSQAQDHEQPGANGPAVPQTRTARHRRIVDILNRQPVRSQSQLAKLLADDGLNVTQATLSRDLDELNAVKIRNADGDLIYAVPSEGGFRTPRAPLGGSAKEERMRRLSQELLISAEASANLVVLRTPPGAAQFLASAIDQAELHDILGTIAGDDTLLLISREPTGGQALADHLLRLAQNGH, translated from the coding sequence ATGAGCCAGGCGCAGGACCACGAGCAGCCGGGGGCGAACGGGCCCGCCGTGCCGCAGACCCGCACCGCACGCCACCGCCGGATCGTGGACATCCTCAACCGGCAGCCGGTCCGGTCGCAGAGCCAGCTGGCGAAGCTGCTCGCCGACGACGGGCTGAACGTCACGCAGGCGACGCTCAGCCGGGACCTGGACGAGCTGAACGCGGTGAAGATCCGCAACGCCGACGGTGACCTGATCTACGCGGTGCCCAGCGAGGGCGGGTTCCGTACGCCCCGGGCGCCGCTGGGCGGGTCGGCGAAGGAGGAGCGGATGCGGCGGCTCTCGCAGGAGCTGCTGATCTCCGCGGAAGCCTCGGCGAATCTCGTGGTGCTGCGTACCCCTCCGGGGGCGGCGCAGTTCCTGGCCTCGGCCATCGACCAGGCCGAGCTGCACGACATCCTGGGGACGATCGCCGGTGACGACACGTTGCTGCTGATCAGCAGGGAGCCGACGGGTGGGCAGGCGCTGGCTGA
- the argB gene encoding acetylglutamate kinase: MSTGSTRKHTALPKAQILIEALPWLVRHNGKTVVIKFGGNAMIDEDLKAAFAQDVVFLHHAGLKPVVVHGGGPQISAALDRHGIVSEFKAGLRVTTEDAMDVVRMVLAGQVQRELVGLLNQHGPLAVGLTGEDAHTITATKHQPEIDGELVDIGRVGEITAIDTGAIQALLADGRIPVVSSIARSQDDGHVYNVNADTAAAALAAALDAETLMVLTDVEGLYEDWPHSDEVISRLTAVELERLLPDLSSGMVPKMEGCLHAVRNGVTTARVIDGRVQHSILLEIFTDEGIGTMVVPDEQEGDAV; this comes from the coding sequence ATGAGCACCGGATCGACTCGTAAGCACACCGCGCTGCCCAAGGCGCAGATCCTCATCGAGGCGCTGCCCTGGCTGGTCCGGCACAACGGCAAGACGGTCGTCATCAAGTTCGGCGGCAACGCCATGATCGACGAGGACCTGAAGGCCGCCTTCGCCCAGGACGTGGTGTTCCTGCACCACGCCGGCCTCAAGCCCGTCGTCGTGCACGGCGGCGGACCGCAGATCAGCGCCGCCCTCGACCGGCACGGCATCGTCAGCGAGTTCAAGGCGGGCCTGAGGGTGACCACCGAGGACGCCATGGACGTCGTACGGATGGTGCTGGCCGGACAGGTCCAGCGCGAACTGGTCGGCCTGCTCAACCAGCACGGGCCGCTCGCCGTCGGCCTGACCGGCGAGGACGCGCACACCATCACCGCCACCAAGCACCAGCCCGAGATCGACGGCGAGCTCGTCGACATCGGGCGGGTCGGCGAGATCACCGCGATCGACACGGGCGCGATCCAAGCCCTGCTGGCCGACGGCCGCATTCCGGTCGTCTCGTCGATCGCCCGCTCCCAGGACGACGGACATGTCTACAACGTCAATGCTGATACGGCGGCTGCGGCACTCGCTGCTGCACTGGACGCCGAAACCCTCATGGTCCTCACGGACGTCGAGGGCCTCTACGAGGACTGGCCCCACAGCGACGAGGTGATCAGCCGCCTCACCGCCGTCGAACTGGAGCGGCTGCTGCCGGACCTGTCCTCCGGCATGGTGCCGAAGATGGAGGGCTGCCTGCACGCCGTCCGCAACGGCGTCACCACCGCCCGCGTCATCGACGGGCGGGTCCAGCACTCGATCCTGCTGGAGATCTTCACCGACGAAGGCATCGGCACGATGGTCGTGCCCGACGAGCAAGAGGGGGATGCCGTATGA
- a CDS encoding GNAT family N-acetyltransferase, whose protein sequence is MTDTPSLPEGYEISTDPARVDRERVHHWLSTDAYWALGRPRETQERAIEGSLNFGVYETVSGEQVAYARVITDRATFAWLCDVYVDPSVRGKGVGSALVGAVRDELRSYGVRRVLLATHDAHGVYEKLGFAGLERPEHWMALVFGQ, encoded by the coding sequence ATGACCGACACGCCGAGCCTGCCCGAGGGCTACGAGATCTCCACCGACCCCGCCCGCGTCGACCGCGAGCGCGTGCACCACTGGCTGTCCACCGACGCCTACTGGGCACTGGGGCGCCCCCGTGAGACGCAGGAGCGGGCTATCGAGGGGTCGCTCAACTTCGGCGTGTACGAGACGGTGTCGGGGGAGCAGGTCGCGTACGCCCGGGTGATCACCGACCGGGCGACCTTCGCATGGCTGTGTGACGTGTACGTCGATCCGTCGGTGCGCGGCAAGGGCGTCGGAAGCGCGCTCGTGGGCGCCGTACGGGACGAGTTGCGCTCGTACGGCGTGCGGCGGGTGCTGCTCGCCACGCACGACGCGCACGGGGTGTACGAGAAGCTCGGGTTCGCCGGGCTGGAGCGGCCCGAGCACTGGATGGCGCTCGTCTTCGGCCAGTGA
- a CDS encoding DUF6215 domain-containing protein: MAKENDASMKSASAWGQALAAVALVGALSVGFWGLAKTSAAESEPKPATCSDGESPAPKGKHLSGAQLCEALNRSDLAALLGTPAEIAKTASGSDSSTGTAGGKDIATPQAQVEFETYTVTLSATYDGLPVAGSEGLLGSYARPQKVLGRPGVLYSTRTISISFRLDGGDADSGPGVPARALTVALDAKDRGGSLDVTLWRADGVVPDDAVLLRVAESVLPRVPGWKARG; encoded by the coding sequence ATGGCCAAGGAAAACGACGCGTCCATGAAGAGCGCGAGCGCGTGGGGGCAGGCGCTCGCCGCCGTGGCGCTGGTGGGGGCGCTCAGCGTCGGTTTCTGGGGGCTGGCGAAGACGTCGGCCGCGGAGAGCGAGCCGAAGCCTGCCACCTGCTCCGACGGGGAGAGCCCGGCCCCGAAGGGCAAGCACCTCTCCGGCGCGCAGTTGTGCGAGGCGCTGAACCGGTCCGACCTGGCCGCGCTGCTGGGCACGCCGGCCGAGATCGCGAAGACCGCCTCCGGCAGCGACAGTTCCACCGGGACCGCCGGCGGCAAGGACATCGCCACACCGCAGGCGCAGGTCGAGTTCGAGACGTACACCGTGACGCTCTCGGCGACCTACGACGGCCTTCCGGTGGCCGGGTCGGAAGGCCTGCTCGGTAGCTACGCCCGCCCGCAGAAGGTACTGGGCCGCCCCGGGGTTCTCTACTCCACCCGCACCATCAGCATCAGCTTCCGGCTCGACGGCGGCGACGCCGACAGCGGTCCCGGCGTCCCGGCCCGGGCCCTCACCGTGGCCCTGGACGCGAAGGACCGCGGCGGCTCCCTCGACGTCACCCTGTGGCGCGCGGACGGAGTGGTACCCGACGACGCGGTGCTGCTGCGCGTCGCGGAGTCGGTGCTGCCGAGGGTCCCGGGCTGGAAGGCGCGCGGCTGA